In Eretmochelys imbricata isolate rEreImb1 chromosome 14, rEreImb1.hap1, whole genome shotgun sequence, a genomic segment contains:
- the LOC144274624 gene encoding killer cell lectin-like receptor subfamily B member 1B allele B, which yields MAGEIVYADLNIPEAFSTSKSLHPSQHPNIPQCPRWHRLALWLGWAGNIILVAAVIALGVSGQTGRPRTTNGIECNSSLKDSQSCSNQSVYPKPDNNSTEGCECKLCPADWLPHKNKCYWVSKESKTWNESRVDCSAKSSQMVMIQDKEEMAYILSIPQLNLVWLGLSVTSPERKWTWVDGSKFNETLFQLTGAAERESCVLMKGNCAISETCLALAKWICEKVALK from the exons ATGGCTGGAGAAATAGTATATGCTGATTTAAACATTCCTGAAGCTTTTTCCACTTCAAAGTCACTGCATCCATCTCAGCACCCCA ATATCCCTCAGTGCCCACGCTGGCATCGGCTGGCTCTATGGCTTGGATGGGCTGGGAACATCATCCTGGTGGCAGCTGTGATCGCGCTTGGTGTTTCGG GTCAGACTGGAAGACCGAGAACAACAAATGGAATTGAATGTAATTCCAGTCTGAAGGATTCCCAGTCTTGCTCGAATCAAAGTGTGTATCCAAAGCCAGACAACAACTCAACAG AGGGCTGTGAGTGCAAACTGTGCCCCGCTGACTGGCTGCCGCACAAGAACAAGTGCTATTGGGTCTCTAAAGAAAGTAAAACATGGAATGAGAGTCGTGTGGACTGCTCAGCGAAGAGCTCTCAAATGGTCATGATCCAAGACAAGGAGGAGATG GCGTATATACTGAGTATTCCACAATTGAACCTGGTTTGGCTTGGACTCAGTGTTACATCCCCAGAGAGGAAATGGACCTGGGTGGACGGCTCCAAGTTCAATGAAACACT GTTCCAGCTAACAGGAGCTGCTGAAAGGGAGAGCTGTGTGCTGATGAAAGGGAACTGTGCTATTTCGGAAACCTGCCTGGCTTTAGCTAAATGGATTTGTGAGAAAGTTGCCCTGAAATAA